In the Sus scrofa isolate TJ Tabasco breed Duroc chromosome 7, Sscrofa11.1, whole genome shotgun sequence genome, one interval contains:
- the MRPS10 gene encoding 28S ribosomal protein S10, mitochondrial isoform X4 → MAARTAFGALARRLWQGSRNFSVSSSRSSTAKNGGFLLTTMKWVQFSNLHVDVPKDMTKPEITISDEPDTLYKRLSVLVKGHDKAVLDSYEYFAVLAAKELGISIKVHEPPRKIERFTLLKSVHIFKKHRVQYEMRTLYRCLELEHLTGSTADVYLEYIQRNLPEGVAMEVTKTKLEQLPEHIRKPIWETMPEEKEESKS, encoded by the exons ATGGCGGCGCGAACGGCGTTTGGGGCGCTGGCCCGGCGTCTCTGGCAG GGTTCAAGAAATTTTTCTGTAAGCAGTTCCAGGAGCAGTACGGCCAAAAATGGTGGCTTTCTTCT CACCACTATGAAGTGGGTACAGTTTTCAAACCTACACGTTGATGTTCCCAAGGATATGACCAAGCCTGAG ATAACCATTTCTGATGAACCAGACACATTATATAAGCGCCTGTCAGTTTTAGTAAAAGGCCATGATAAGGCTGTTTTGGACAGTTATGAATACTTTGCCGTGCTTGCTGCTAAAGAACTTGGCATCTCTATTAAGGT ACATGAGCCTCCAAGGAAAATAGAGCGATTTACTCTTCTCAAATCAGTGCATATTTTCAAGAAGCACAGAGTTCAGTATGAAATGAGAACCCTTTATAGATGTTTAGAG TTAGAACATCTCACTGGAAGTACAGCAGATGTCTACTTGGAATATATTCAGCGAAACTTACCTGAAGGAGTTGCCATGGAAGTCACAAAG acAAAATTAGAACAATTACCAGAACACATCAGGAAGCCAATCTGGGAAACAATgccagaggagaaagaagagagcaagTCATAA
- the MRPS10 gene encoding 28S ribosomal protein S10, mitochondrial isoform X3: MAARTAFGALARRLWQGSRNFSVSSSRSSTAKNGGFLLSTTMKWVQFSNLHVDVPKDMTKPEITISDEPDTLYKRLSVLVKGHDKAVLDSYEYFAVLAAKELGISIKVHEPPRKIERFTLLKSVHIFKKHRVQYEMRTLYRCLELEHLTGSTADVYLEYIQRNLPEGVAMEVTKTKLEQLPEHIRKPIWETMPEEKEESKS; encoded by the exons ATGGCGGCGCGAACGGCGTTTGGGGCGCTGGCCCGGCGTCTCTGGCAG GGTTCAAGAAATTTTTCTGTAAGCAGTTCCAGGAGCAGTACGGCCAAAAATGGTGGCTTTCTTCT CAGCACCACTATGAAGTGGGTACAGTTTTCAAACCTACACGTTGATGTTCCCAAGGATATGACCAAGCCTGAG ATAACCATTTCTGATGAACCAGACACATTATATAAGCGCCTGTCAGTTTTAGTAAAAGGCCATGATAAGGCTGTTTTGGACAGTTATGAATACTTTGCCGTGCTTGCTGCTAAAGAACTTGGCATCTCTATTAAGGT ACATGAGCCTCCAAGGAAAATAGAGCGATTTACTCTTCTCAAATCAGTGCATATTTTCAAGAAGCACAGAGTTCAGTATGAAATGAGAACCCTTTATAGATGTTTAGAG TTAGAACATCTCACTGGAAGTACAGCAGATGTCTACTTGGAATATATTCAGCGAAACTTACCTGAAGGAGTTGCCATGGAAGTCACAAAG acAAAATTAGAACAATTACCAGAACACATCAGGAAGCCAATCTGGGAAACAATgccagaggagaaagaagagagcaagTCATAA
- the MRPS10 gene encoding 28S ribosomal protein S10, mitochondrial isoform X1, producing MVRGWLCDPGSDPGKLGRQDGGANGVWGAGPASLGSRNFSVSSSRSSTAKNGGFLLSTTMKWVQFSNLHVDVPKDMTKPEITISDEPDTLYKRLSVLVKGHDKAVLDSYEYFAVLAAKELGISIKVHEPPRKIERFTLLKSVHIFKKHRVQYEMRTLYRCLELEHLTGSTADVYLEYIQRNLPEGVAMEVTKTKLEQLPEHIRKPIWETMPEEKEESKS from the exons ATGGTCAGAGGATGGCTCTGTGACCCCGGAAGCGATCCCGGGAAGCTGGGGCGGCAAGATGGCGGCGCGAACGGCGTTTGGGGCGCTGGCCCGGCGTCTCTG GGTTCAAGAAATTTTTCTGTAAGCAGTTCCAGGAGCAGTACGGCCAAAAATGGTGGCTTTCTTCT CAGCACCACTATGAAGTGGGTACAGTTTTCAAACCTACACGTTGATGTTCCCAAGGATATGACCAAGCCTGAG ATAACCATTTCTGATGAACCAGACACATTATATAAGCGCCTGTCAGTTTTAGTAAAAGGCCATGATAAGGCTGTTTTGGACAGTTATGAATACTTTGCCGTGCTTGCTGCTAAAGAACTTGGCATCTCTATTAAGGT ACATGAGCCTCCAAGGAAAATAGAGCGATTTACTCTTCTCAAATCAGTGCATATTTTCAAGAAGCACAGAGTTCAGTATGAAATGAGAACCCTTTATAGATGTTTAGAG TTAGAACATCTCACTGGAAGTACAGCAGATGTCTACTTGGAATATATTCAGCGAAACTTACCTGAAGGAGTTGCCATGGAAGTCACAAAG acAAAATTAGAACAATTACCAGAACACATCAGGAAGCCAATCTGGGAAACAATgccagaggagaaagaagagagcaagTCATAA
- the MRPS10 gene encoding 28S ribosomal protein S10, mitochondrial isoform X2, translating into MVRGWLCDPGSDPGKLGRQDGGANGVWGAGPASLGSRNFSVSSSRSSTAKNGGFLLTTMKWVQFSNLHVDVPKDMTKPEITISDEPDTLYKRLSVLVKGHDKAVLDSYEYFAVLAAKELGISIKVHEPPRKIERFTLLKSVHIFKKHRVQYEMRTLYRCLELEHLTGSTADVYLEYIQRNLPEGVAMEVTKTKLEQLPEHIRKPIWETMPEEKEESKS; encoded by the exons ATGGTCAGAGGATGGCTCTGTGACCCCGGAAGCGATCCCGGGAAGCTGGGGCGGCAAGATGGCGGCGCGAACGGCGTTTGGGGCGCTGGCCCGGCGTCTCTG GGTTCAAGAAATTTTTCTGTAAGCAGTTCCAGGAGCAGTACGGCCAAAAATGGTGGCTTTCTTCT CACCACTATGAAGTGGGTACAGTTTTCAAACCTACACGTTGATGTTCCCAAGGATATGACCAAGCCTGAG ATAACCATTTCTGATGAACCAGACACATTATATAAGCGCCTGTCAGTTTTAGTAAAAGGCCATGATAAGGCTGTTTTGGACAGTTATGAATACTTTGCCGTGCTTGCTGCTAAAGAACTTGGCATCTCTATTAAGGT ACATGAGCCTCCAAGGAAAATAGAGCGATTTACTCTTCTCAAATCAGTGCATATTTTCAAGAAGCACAGAGTTCAGTATGAAATGAGAACCCTTTATAGATGTTTAGAG TTAGAACATCTCACTGGAAGTACAGCAGATGTCTACTTGGAATATATTCAGCGAAACTTACCTGAAGGAGTTGCCATGGAAGTCACAAAG acAAAATTAGAACAATTACCAGAACACATCAGGAAGCCAATCTGGGAAACAATgccagaggagaaagaagagagcaagTCATAA